From the Blastopirellula marina genome, one window contains:
- the purN gene encoding phosphoribosylglycinamide formyltransferase, translating into MTTWSKHTVANPLKIAVLISGGGTTLRNLLERIREDQLPLEVVLVISSSSKAKGMTYADEAYIPCQVITVAQHPDKVDFSQAIFQACREQQAELVVMGGFLKQVAVPSDFVNRVVNIHPSLIPAFCGAGFYGTHVHTAVIEHGAKVSGCTVHFVDDHYDHGPIIAQSVVDVLPGDLPADLAARVFDAECQVYPATLAAIAEGRVSVSGRQVIVQPAQ; encoded by the coding sequence ATGACGACCTGGTCGAAACATACCGTGGCCAATCCACTGAAGATCGCCGTATTGATTTCCGGTGGTGGAACGACACTGCGTAACCTGCTGGAGCGAATCCGCGAAGATCAACTTCCGCTGGAGGTCGTTCTCGTGATCTCCAGCAGCAGCAAAGCGAAGGGAATGACCTACGCAGACGAGGCGTACATCCCCTGCCAGGTGATCACCGTCGCTCAGCACCCCGACAAAGTCGACTTTTCGCAGGCCATCTTTCAGGCCTGTCGTGAGCAACAAGCCGAGTTGGTCGTCATGGGAGGCTTCCTCAAGCAGGTGGCTGTGCCGAGCGACTTCGTCAATCGTGTCGTCAACATTCACCCTTCCTTGATTCCCGCGTTCTGCGGTGCTGGCTTCTATGGAACCCACGTCCATACGGCCGTCATCGAGCATGGGGCGAAGGTGAGTGGCTGCACGGTTCATTTCGTCGACGACCATTACGACCATGGGCCTATCATTGCCCAGAGCGTCGTCGATGTCCTTCCCGGCGACCTGCCTGCGGATCTTGCGGCTCGTGTCTTCGATGCCGAGTGCCAGGTTTACCCGGCTACTCTTGCCGCCATTGCCGAGGGACGGGTATCTGTGTCCGGTCGCCAGGTTATCGTCCAGCCGGCCCAATAA